The DNA segment GGATGTTGACCATGCCGACGGCTTATGGGGCGGAGTTCCGCCAGTATGTTATTGATGTGGCCCGGAAGGGTGAGACGACGTTGGCGCAGATCGCGAATGGTTTCGGGCTCTCGGTCACGCCGTTGAAGCGCTGGCTTGTCATTTATGCACCCCGCTATCGGCTCTACATCGTGGGTACTAGTCCGGCGAAACTCGACTTTCATCAGGCCGAAGCGAGCACAGGAGCGGCTTGCGCAACCAACGTTCGGAGGTCGTCGATATCAAGTAGACCGAGATCGCGGTATCCGTATACGAGGGTCACTTCCGTCATGATCGCCCTGAGGTGGTCGTCTGTACTGTTAGCTCCACCCCGCGCGACATGTTCAAGCACTGCCCGCACCAAGTTTGGAAGAGCCCCCGATTCCCTCTCAAAAAGCGAGTTCAAGCGGTCCTCATTGCGGAAGATTTCCCGTGTGTAGGCAAAGGGATCTCCTGACTCTTTCGACAGAGCGTATTCATGCAAAGGGTCATAGGTCAATGACGTCACCCACCACAGCCGAGCGATGCCATGTCGAACAAGCGGGCTTCTGCTGACATTGAGCAGCAACCAACGGTCGCGAACACGGCCCTTCCAGTTCCTTGCACCCGCAAGAGGCCACCTTTCCTCCATGTAACTCCGGAAGGTAGAGAAAGCGAGATACGTCCAGAGCCGGCGATCAGAGGCGTTTGATCGGTCGAGTGCGCCCAAATATTCGTATACCTGTGGGGCGGTATCAACATCTTTACTCGTTTTTCCCGCGCTGGGCGAGAGGGGTTCCGGCCGACCGGTGTCGAAGGGCAGGGGCAGTACGTTGTCGGGTTGCGCGATGATGGCGTCGGCCGCCGCCAAAAAGTCCTCGGGTGAATTTGAGGTCTCGAGGGCGCGCGTGAGCAATACCAGCGCCTCGAAGGTCAATGCGTGCGCAGCGTTCTCAGTCATCGGTGTCCTCCTGGTCTTGTTCGGTCAGCTTGCTGGTGATGGCGGCATCCATTGGCTGCCCAAGAATCTTCTGTGCTGCTTCGAAGGATGACGCCTCAAAGGATGACAAGTCCTCCACCAGTTGGCTGATGGCGGCGTACCACTGTTTGCCAGACAGGTCCTCGTGTTCTCCGGTAGCTTCAGCGTCGCGGTTTCTCTTGATGAAGCTGATGGTTTCCATCAGAGCCGGAAGCACGACCAGTCCGATTTGCAGTTCTGGGTTCTCCTTGAGTAACCCGAAACCAGTGAGGACCCTCTCGGGAAAAAGGATGAGAACCTGGTCGTCGTAGTCGAACCGGATCTGCAGACCACGACTCATGGTCCTGTCGGACACAAATCGGAAGCAGGACCCTACAGGGGGCCGGAGGGGATCGTAGAGTTTGCCGGGCTCGATTTCGAAGGATCCCCCATCGGCAAGGACATCGCCAGACTGAAGATGGAAAGAAGCTCCACCGTAGTCGGCGTGTTGATGGTCGAGGGTGTATCCCTCGATCGGCTGGGTTGCGACGATTTTGATCTCAATCTTCACCACACCCCGGATGTCCAACTGGTCAATCCATCCCACGTATCCGGTGCTGTCGGCATAGGTGTCGGCAACTCGCGCATAGAGGTCGCCGTTTGCGATTGTTGAGCTGCAGCTCCATCGAAAGCTGTATCGGGCGCGCCCTTCTTCAATCAATCGTTGAATTTGTGGGTCCGTCATCCGCACCTGGAACCGGATCTCAACATCGTCCACAGTGGTTCCGAACGCCGGGTTGAATACTTCGATGACTGCTGCGACATCATCTGATGAATCGAGAACAGGGTGGGGGTATGAACCCCGAATGGTGGCCGTGCTCATTTGATCCCCAGACGGTAGCGGTGGTTGGATGAAAGCGAAATGCGCACTTGAGAGGTCACGTTCGCGGAGAGACTCATACCTGAGAGAGTGTTCCCCTCGTGGGTCAGGAGAGACGTTCTTCCGTTGGTTGTGATCGTGCTACTGGCGATAGGCAACCGGTAGTCATCCTCGCTGCGGCCTCCCGGGCCAAGGGCAACCAGTTCCAGATCACCTTCAATATCCTCGATGGGTGTGAGCGCAAGGTAGATGTCGCTTGCGCCGGTGTCGGACCAGCTCCGGAACCGGACATCGCCGGCACTGATGCGGCTCTGTCCATCACCTGGCTGACCAGACCCTGGCATGCCTCCACCCTTGCTCTTCCGTGTTCCCGGACCGCCACGGTCCTTTCCCTTTTCGGTTGTCTTCTCGCCGGTGTCTGATGCGGAGATTCGCACTGCAACCCGCACGGTCTTCCGTGTCCCCGGACTGGCTGGGATCGGCTTCTGCTCAGCGCCTTGGACAGTGGACGCCTCTCGGGTGGTTCCCTCCCCCGCAAAAGGTGTACCGGTCCCCGTTTTACCGGTGGTTAAATCCTCCAGCAGCTCGACAGGCAAGTACCGCGCTAGCCCTTTGATTTCAACCTGATCACCGACCTGTTGCTTGACCCGGCTTTTGAGTCCTTCGCGGACGAACGACTTGAGCTCATCCAGCAGGGCTTTGCCGTTGGCCGCCCTCGCAGCATCCCAGGTGTTGTGCTGTGGTGGCTCCAGTGCCCGAAGCAGCTGATTGCCCTTGGGGTCTGAACACTCGAGTACGGCGGCATACTTCATCGGGATCGAAGTGTGCCGGAAGGTGCTGATCCTCATCAGTGGCGCCCGGGTCGTAATCGTGTGAAGCGTCTTAGCGAGGCTGTCATCCACGTCAACGTAGAGGGTGATCCTCCCCAGTCTGGTACTGGTTTTCGTGATGGGGTTCGGGTCATTGATCGCCCGGTAGAAGGCGGCAGCTTCCGCATCATCCTTCACATGATCCGCGAGTGTCGCTGTATCCAGTCGCCATGAACCTCCGTTGGTGACACCCTCGACGATAAGGGTTCCACGGTGGATGGCAAGCAGGAAGTTCCTCAGGGCAGCGATCTTGATGTGCTGCAGATTCGGATCATGTGTCGCGTTCCTGTAGCCAAGAATGTAGCTGTCGGTGCCCGGCTCGGTTCTCTGGGAGAAGGACCCGAGAGGTGCAGGGTTGCGGAGGTAGCGGAAGTCATCCGGAATTCCGAGGTCGGTGAGGAACCCGTCACCGGTGCGCCATGTACCGCTGGAGTCCCGGTGTGACGCCAGCGAACTATAACCCGCGAGAACAACCTCCGGGCCATCGATGGGCATGGATGAGTAGAGAACGGTGCTCATGTCCGAGGCCATGGGGCCGACGGCCGAACCGATTCCGAATGAACCACCACGGGACCCGTCGTCAGAGGAAATCCCGGCACCACGGGTTAGCGCGCTAAGCGGTGATTCGGGTTGGTTGATCGATTCCGAGCCTGTGAGTCCCTTCGTGCCGTAGTCGCTGATCCGAAGCACGGCCAAACTGTCCCGGCCGGCGGTCGTATGCGCTGTGGACATGCCTGCGTGGCCCTGCGTTCCACGGGTTTGCCGTTCAACCTGTGAAATATGCTCGCGCAGTCCATCGATCCCCGGAATGTCCTCGGTGGCCATATCGGACAGCTCGAAGACCATTCTCACAGGAGCTTCCCCCGCACGGGCGTCAATGGAGTTCTGGCCTGTTTCCCGGACCAGCGAGGCTTCGGCGAGGGATCCTTCAAAGAACTGCTGTGCGGGCGAGATTGCCCCTTGGGCAGCGCCCAGACCGGATCTCTCGAAATAGAACCCAAAGTTGGATGTGGTCAATTGAATGTCACCTTTCGTGTTGAGGGGGCTGCAGGGTCAAAGAGGGCACGCACTTCCTTGAGTTCGGCCTCGATCGGTCTGAAAAGCGCATCCACTTCCTCGGGCGTGTAGTCGTAGTTCTTGCGGTTCGCCAGGTTACCCAGCAGGGAAATCTCCCGTATGAGCCGGTCGCCTCGCGTCTCGGCGAGACGACGGAACCGTTCGTTCCTCGACTCGTCAGGCATGTCCAGATCCGATAATGTTTGGCATATATCCACTATATATCTGATATATAGTTTTGGCAAGAGGGTCGTTCCCCAAAGCAGATCGCTCGAACTGTGAGTGGCGCAAACCGGAGCACGGACCTGAATGACTGCTGGAACCAAGAGAGGACACCCCATGGGAAAGCACCACGCACAGGAGGCGCTGGACCTCCTAAGCAGCGCAATGGATCCGTTCATCGAAGAACGAATGAGGCCCTTCACGGGCGGACTTGAGTGGACCGTTGTCCTGCAGGAGCTCGACAGGATGCGGGGGGTAAGGGCGCGTGGACGTACTCTCGCTCCGACCCATCCCTGCAGTTGCGCATGCTAACCGAGCGCTTGGGCGCGCTGGGACATCCATTTGATGAGGGGGACAGGAACCGCACGCTGGGAACGTACGGGCAGGTCATGCGGATTGTCCGCAACCGGCTGTCCCACGGTGACACGTTCGAAGCCTTTGACGCCCTTCATGCTGTGGACACGGTGCGGACAATCTTGGCCCACATCGGTGACGAATCCGGTACTGTCGTGGCTGCCGGCATACGAACGGCCCTGATCAGCGAATTTCTGGAAAACAGCGACACAGGTATCGGCGGAAGAACAGGGCCAAACGAGAAAACGGACACGTCCTTTTCTGGACAGGATAGCGTCGGGAATCTCGGGGAGAAGGGCTCGTCCATGTCCGATGCTGCATCAGGAAATCGGTCGTCCTGGCTTTGGGAATAGCAAGTTGATTTGGCCCCGGTTTCGCCGCTTGTTTTGGCCCCACCCTGTTGGTGTTCCGGTCAGTTTTGCCGGGACTTGTTGATGGTCTGTTGGGTGGTTTTCAGCCGGTAGGAATCGGTGCCGGTGTTGATGATGTGGCCGCGGAAGGTCAGCCGGTCCACGACCGCCGCCGCGAGGCGCGGGTCGGTGAACGTCTGGCCCCACTCGCTGAACGGGGCGTTGCTTGCGCAGGCGATGGACGCCCGTTCTTCCCTGGCCGTGATGATCTGGAACAAAAGCTCGGCGCCGTGGGTATCGAGCTTGACGTAGCCGACCTCATCGAGGCAAAGGAGATCCAGGCGCGCGTATTTGCCCACCAGCTTTGATAGCTCCTTGTTGTCGGCAGCCTCGACGAGTTCGTTGACCAGCGCGGCCGTGGTGATGTAGCGGACCCGCCGTCCCTGCTCGGCGGCGGCCATGCCCAGGCCGATGAGCAGGTGTGTTTTCCCGGTCCCGGAATTGCCGAGGAGTACCAGTGGTTCCCCGGCATCGATCCACGCGCCGGTGGCCAGGTGTGTCAGGGTCGCCGGCGGCAGGTCAGGGATCTGGGCCAGGTCCAGGTCTTCGAGGCGTTTGCTGCGAGGGAACTTCGCTTCCTTGATCCGCCGGGCCCGGGCGCGGTTATCGCGTTCCTCACATTCATAGGTCAGGACCTCGGCGAGGTAGGCCTGGTGGCTGAGGCGCTGCCGGGCGGCTTCGGCTGCCATGGACCCGGCGACCTGCGCGGTGCCTCTCAGATACAGGGTTTTGCAGGCTGCGCCGATCGCCGCCGCGGCGGCGGGCTCACTGAGCTGGCCCATGGACGGTCCTTGCCCGGCGCTCATCGGCTGCCCGCCGCGGCCAGCAGCCCGTCATAGCCGGCCAGCGAGGGCTCCCAGCGGTCGGGCAGGTGCCTGATCCGTCCGGAAACTTCATCAGGTAGCGCCGCCGCCCTACGTGTCAGGGTGAGTTGAGGCCAGTGGCTCATAGCAAGTCCGTCTAATTCGTAGGGCGAGAATCAGGATCAGAACCAATGTCTATCTCCACAATTTCCCGGGTGCGGGAAGATGGGTCCATGAGTAATTCTGGCCCTCGTGCCGGCGGTCCAAGGCCTCGAAGGTCGTTTACCCCGGCGCAGAAACTAGCCCATCTGGCCGCTTACCAACAGGCCTGTGACGATGGCTCCGGAGGCGGGGCGTACCTTCGTCGTGAGGGCATCTATTCCTCCCAGATCACTGAGTGGCGCAAACTCCGTGATGCAGGTGTGCTCGAGGGTAGGAAGCCCGGGGAGAAGATCGGCAAGCTTACCGCTGAGCAGGCCGAAATCGCCCGTCTACGCCGGCAACTGGAGGTGAATGAACGCACGCTGGCACGGACTCGGGCAGCGTTGGACATCATGGGAAAAGCACGGCAGCTTTTGGAGGAAATCTCCGAAAGCGAGGAGCAGCAGCAGTGGTACAGGAAACCCTGATGGGGGTTTATGCCGAACTCACAGGTGCGCATATCCCCACGCGGGAAGCGGCGGTCTTGGCCGGGATACCGCGGGCGACCGCAACCCGCAGCCCGCGGATCCCGCAGGCCGGGCCGATGCCCGTGTCTGTCCCGGCAAACAAGCTCGACCCGGACGAACGCGCCGGTATCCTCGCTGCCGTGAACTCTGCCCGCTTCGTGGATCTAGCCCCGGTCCAGATCTACGCGCAGCTGCTGGACGAGGGGACCTACCTGTGCTCAATCTCAACGATCTACCGGATATTGACTGAGAATAAGCAGGTCAAAGAGCGCCGCCGGCAGGCACGCCATCCGCCCAGGACCGTTCCGGAATTGACAGCGGCTGGCCCCGGGCAGGTCTACAGCTGGGACATTACCAAGCTTGCCGGCCCGGTCAGGGGTAAGTACTTCGATGCCTACGTGATGCTCGATATTTACTCCCGCTACATCGTGGGCGCATACGTCCATGCCCACGAATCCGGGGAGTTGGCGGTGGAGATGATGAAGGAAATCTTCGGTATCCACGGCATCCCGGAAATCGTGCACGCGGACCGCGGGACTTCTATGACGTCCAAGACCGTAGCTGTACTGCTCTCCGATCTGGAAGTCACCAGGTCACACTCCAGGCCCCGCGTATCCAATGACAACCCCTACAGCGAGGCGTGGTTCAAGACCTTGAAATTCGCTCCCGTGTTCCCTGAACGATTCGGCTCCCTGGCCGATGCGAGGGCCTTCATGGCGACTTTTGTCGAAGGATACAACCACAGCCACCGCCATACCGGAATCGGACTAAACACCCCGGCAGACGTCCACTACGGTCTTGCCGCGACGAAGGCCACCGAACGCTCCATCACTTTGGCCGCCGCACGGCAGAAGAATCCCGAACGATTCAGCACCGAAACGGACCCAAAAATACTCACCGTCCCCGGCGCGGCATGGATCAACAAACCATCCCAGGAAACCCAGACAGAAGCAGCCGCCTAACTCCCACTGGCCCCATTCACCTTGACAACTTCCGCCGGGACGTGGTGGAAGCTCTGGCTGGCACGGGCGTCGATGGCCAGATGATCGGGGTCGAAGTCCCCGGTCCTCACGGCGTTCTCCATGGCGCCGGTGACCGCGGCGGCCGGCAGGGTCCGGGCCATCAGCAGGACCTCGATCAGGGCCTTCGTGCCGGCCTTGTCGCCGAGCGCGGCCCGGGCCCTGTCCCAGTATTTCTGGTGGGCTCCGGTGAAGGCCCCGGAGGCGCGGGCGGCCATCAGCGCTGTTGCCCCGGCCAGGGCGCCGGGTTTGCGGGTGAGGACCTCAAGGTAGTGGTCCAGTTCCAGGACGTAGGAATACTTGTGGATGGCCCGGACGTGGGACGCGATCCGGGCGCCTTCGGCGAACATCTCGATGGTGCGGGCACCGAGCCGGACGCTGACCCGGCGCCCGGCATAGCGGGCCGGGACCGAGTAGTAGGACTGGCGGACGCAGACCTGGGACTTGTGGTCGGCCTTGAACGAGAACGTCGAGGCGGCCTCGAACGTGTCCGCCGGCAACGGCCGAAGCATGCCGGCTTCCTCCGCTGCCGCGGCACCGACGGTGACGGGGCGGCCCGTGATGACGCGGTGGTCGTCTTTGACATCGCAGCCAGCCATATACGCGTTCAGCCCGGCCAGGGTATCGAACTCCGGAACCGGGGTCAGCCAGCGGCGGCGGAACCTGCCGACTTCACCTTCGACGCCGCCCTTTTCGTGGGCGCCGTCGATGCCGGGCAGGCAGAAGAACGAGTCGAACCCGTAATGGGAGCGCAGGGCGATGAAGCGTTCGTTTTCCAACCGTTCACGGCCCAGGATCACGGTGGTGACAGCGGGTTTGAGGTTGTCGTAGCGGATCATTTTGGCCGGGATCCCGCCGAAGCGTTCGAACGCGGTGTTATGCCCGTCCAGAAAGGACTCCTGCGACTGGTTCGCGTAGGCCACATGCGCGGCGCGTCCGGAGTAGGACAGCCGCATCACGAACATGAACAGCTTCGCCTGCACGCCGCCGATCACGGCCTGGAACTCGCCGAAATCGACCTCGGCTTCCCCGCCCGGGGTGTGGGTCTGCGGGACCGCGACGTCAGCCTGCGTGTCGACGAGCCCGCGGCGGATCCTGGCCACAGCGTGGGCGACCGTGGACTCGGCAACCACGACGCCGTGTTCATCGACCAGCCGCTGCCAGATCCGGCGGGCCGTGTGGCGCTGTTTGCGCGGTGACTTCTGGTCCGCGGTCAACCAGGCCCGGATGGTGTCCTCCCAGGGCCCCAGCTTCGGAGCCTTCCGCTCCGGCGTCTTCCGTGCCGGCGGCGTGGCCTCCGCCAACGCGGCCCGGACGGTACGGCGGTGAACGCCGTGCACCCGTGCCAACTCTCTGACCGACATATCTTTATCCCTCGCATCAAGGCGGATACGCTCGAATTGCTTCACTCTCGATCTCTCTTTCAAACCCGTTCCGATCTCTTCGTCTTGGCCGACAAAAAGAACGCTACGGGCGGGTCGAGGGTGGGGCCACTTCAAACGGCTAAAAGTCCCCTAAGTGGGGCCATTTCAGAGTGCCATACCCATGGCTTACACCCATCGGAGACCTGCAGGCCGCCTTGGTGTGGGAGCCATGGACGCCGGTGATTGTGGGTGAGCAGGAGGATCTCGACTCGATGCGCAGGACCCGCGTAAGGGAGACTGTCCGTGCTCTCATCGAGGACATCGCACAGGCAGAAGGTACTGTACACCAGGACCAGGTGGCCCGGCTTGTTGGCCTCGCTTTCGGATTTTCGCGGTTGGTGTCGGCGCGGGCACGGCGCATTGTGGGACAGATTCCACGCGCTTCCGTCACCGTCGATGCCGATGGCTTCGTCTGGCCAGAAGGCGTGGACCGCGACACCTGGCTAATCCACCGCACAAGCAGCGATGCCGAACGCCCCTTCGAACATATTTCTCCCGTGGAGATTGCCAACGCGGCAGCATCCGTTGTCAGGGACGCAGATAATGCCGTCCCGTCCGGCGAGCTGCGCACGCTCGTACTCCAGCAGTTCGGGCGGAAAAGGGGAAGCAGAACCGCCAATGCCCAGCTGGAACGGGGTCTGGCATACGCCACCACCAGTGGACGCATCTCCTGAACACAAGATCCGGCGCAGGATTGAGTGGTCAGAGCAGCACAGCCTGAGCCGGGCCCCGGCGGTCCCTCTCCCGAGCCATCGCGACGAGATCAGCGATACTCATCAGCCACTGCTGCTGCGCGGGGTTGTAGGGGGTATGGAGTGCCGCGGGTACAACGAGCTGGAGACGCCATTCGCGCATTTCATCTGTCTGGGCGGGGCTGATGGGTGTTTCCAATGTTAGGAGGTGCTTGTCCTCGACACGCTGTGCCTCGCTGAGGACCTGCCTCCACCGGTCCTTGCATGTGGTTTTGACGCCCAGCATGGTCAAGTTCAGGGCAGAGAAGTCCCCGTCTGTGTACTCGTCAATGCCGGGGAATATGAAGTCTGGCCTGGTCTTGTTCTCGGTGACAGGATTGAACGAGTGCCGCACATCGAGCGCATTGAACAGGGCAATGAGCTGGTTCTCCAGCCCTTTACCTGCCCGGCTCTTCCGACGGTTGTGCATGGACAGGGATACCTCAATGAACCGGTCCACATCAACGTGCCCGTCGACGTACAGGGCGTCCAGAGTGTCTTTGGCCAAGTGCCGCTCCAGTACCCGGAACAGGATTTCCTCTTGCTCTAGCCAAGACATGAGGACAGCGTCCGGATCGTCAGCGGGATGCAGATCCGGCAGGGTGGAACGCGTGAAGGCCCCGAACTCCGCGGATGTGGGGAACCGTTCCCCGAACTTCGCGAGAATCTTCTCCAGCCAGTTTTCTGCAGCGGATGGGTCTGCCGGTTCGACGGCGATGCCGAGCAGGTCCAGCAGGTACAAGGCCGGCAGCCCGAGGTTATTTACTTCGGTCCTTCCCCCGCCGGACTCGTTGAAGTCCGCGCGGATGCTGAAGCCCTTATATTCAGCGACACTGGTACCGAATAGCCAGTCCAGCTGCGCTGCGATACTGGAGTTGCCGGGTGCCACGATGAACAGTGCATTCCCCGTTTTTTGCCGGGCGATGAAAACCAGGTCACCTAGCTGAGCCTTTTTCATGGCGTTGACGGAGGCCGGGTAGTACAGGCGGTACTCCGAGCGGGTGGGGTGGTTGGCCCGCGCATCGTAGTAGGTGAGGCTGCCGTCCTCGTCCACTGGCTCGTCTGCGTCATCGCTCATCCACAGGAACCTGGTCGGGATTCGCATTTTTTCCTCCGGGGTGCCGAACAGCTCTCTGAGTGACTGCACCCCATCCAGCTCATGCTGGTTGGAATATTTGCCCACAGTCTCGACCGCGCTTAGGACCTTGGCCGCCACTCCATCGAAGTGGTCAGCCAGATACCCGAGCCTCATGTCCGCCATTCCTTCATGTACTGCTCCCCCATAGTTTGGCTGCCGGCCTGCTCCGCTGCAGGCCGGATAGTGCGTTCTTCGAGACCCTGCTGCCCAGGCAGGTCATCCCTGACCCATCTCGCGACCTCGTCGAGCAGAACCGCAGGATCCCTGCGCACTGACTTGAGGCCGCATTCCCAGACGATACCGATTCGCCAGCCGCTGCCCGCGAGCTCGGCGAGGACACGCCGGTCGCGTTCCCTGTTCTTTCCGAGTTTGTCCCGCCAGAAGTCCTCGCGGGTCTTTGGCCACCGGAACAGCTGGCAGTCGTGCTGATGCCAGAAGCACCCGTTGAAGAACACGACGGCATGGTGCCGGGGCAGCACGATATCCGGTTTCCCCGGAAGGTCCTTTGCGTTGAGGCGGTACCGCAGTCCACGTGCGTGGAGGCCCTTGCGGATCAGGACCTCTCCCCTGGTGTTCTTGCCCCGGATGCCGGACATCATCCGGCTCCGGGTCGCGGAATCCACCATGTCGGCCATGGCTCAGGCTGTCAGTGCATCCACCAGGACTCCGCTGCCGACCCCCCTTTCCTCCCCCGCCGGCTTGGCCTCCGCCACCGCCGCCGTGTTCTCACCTGTCGACTGCTGTGCTTCCCGGGCCTTAATGACTCCAACGTGGGGGGCGACGATCCGGGCGACTTCCTGCATGACCGGGGCGACGACACTGTTGCCGAACTGCCGGTACGCCTGGGTGTCGCTGACCGGGATCCGAAAGCTGTCATCGAAGCCCATCAGACGCGCGCACTCCCGTGGGGTGAGCCTGCGGGGTCGGTCAGTTCCTTGGGCGACGAGAATCTCGGATCCGTCCTTGTAGTAGCGCGCGGACAGGGTCCTCGAGGTGCCGGTCGGATGGACTAGACCGAAACCGAATCCGTTACCGGCAGCCTTGTGCTTGGCAGCGTACGCCTGCAGGTATGCCCACAGGCGCGGAGTCAGGGTGAATTTGTCCTGCACCTTATGGTTCTCGTGGTCGAAATAGCGGTCACCGTCCCATTCCAGCACCGGCTCGGTCCCGTCCGTGCGGTGCAGGATGGCCTCAAGCTTGGGTCCCACCGGAGGCAGCTCAAGGTCGTCCCAGGTGAAGTCGGTTGGCTCGCGGAAACCGATGATAATGATGCGTTCTCGGTGCTGCGGAGTGAAGCTAATCCCGTCGATGATCTTCGTGTGTACCTCGTACCCGAGTTCCTCCTGAAGGGTCGCCATGATCACCGCAAAAGTCTTGCCCTTGTCGTGCGAGCGGAGATTTTTCACGTTTTCCAGCATGAACGCTGTGGGGCGTTTCTCGTCGATAATTCGGGCGACATCGAAGAACAGGGTGCCCTGGGTTGCGTCCTCGAACCCGTGAGCACGCCCAAGGGCGTTCTTCTTGCTGACGCCGGCGATCGAGAACGGCTGACACGGGAAGCCACCCAGCAGGACATCGTGATCGGGTACCAGTTCTGCCTCGTACTGCTGAATGTCCCCAATGAACGTGTGCCCGGCGTCCTCATCATCGGGGAAGTTCGTCAGGTACGTTTTTTCCGAGAACTTGTTCCACTCGCTGGTGAAGACGCAGCGGCCCCCGTGGGCTTCGTAGCCCATACGGATTCCGCCGATGCCGGCAAACAGGTCGATGAAGGTGAACTCCGGGT comes from the Arthrobacter sp. CAN_C5 genome and includes:
- a CDS encoding type II restriction endonuclease encodes the protein MRLGYLADHFDGVAAKVLSAVETVGKYSNQHELDGVQSLRELFGTPEEKMRIPTRFLWMSDDADEPVDEDGSLTYYDARANHPTRSEYRLYYPASVNAMKKAQLGDLVFIARQKTGNALFIVAPGNSSIAAQLDWLFGTSVAEYKGFSIRADFNESGGGRTEVNNLGLPALYLLDLLGIAVEPADPSAAENWLEKILAKFGERFPTSAEFGAFTRSTLPDLHPADDPDAVLMSWLEQEEILFRVLERHLAKDTLDALYVDGHVDVDRFIEVSLSMHNRRKSRAGKGLENQLIALFNALDVRHSFNPVTENKTRPDFIFPGIDEYTDGDFSALNLTMLGVKTTCKDRWRQVLSEAQRVEDKHLLTLETPISPAQTDEMREWRLQLVVPAALHTPYNPAQQQWLMSIADLVAMARERDRRGPAQAVLL
- a CDS encoding IS3 family transposase (programmed frameshift), which produces MSNSGPRAGGPRPRRSFTPAQKLAHLAAYQQACDDGSGGGAYLRREGIYSSQITEWRKLRDAGVLEGRKPGEKIGKLTAEQAEIARLRRQLEVNERTLARTRAALDIMGKARQLLEENLRKRGAAAVVQETLMGVYAELTGAHIPTREAAVLAGIPRATATRSPRIPQAGPMPVSVPANKLDPDERAGILAAVNSARFVDLAPVQIYAQLLDEGTYLCSISTIYRILTENKQVKERRRQARHPPRTVPELTAAGPGQVYSWDITKLAGPVRGKYFDAYVMLDIYSRYIVGAYVHAHESGELAVEMMKEIFGIHGIPEIVHADRGTSMTSKTVAVLLSDLEVTRSHSRPRVSNDNPYSEAWFKTLKFAPVFPERFGSLADARAFMATFVEGYNHSHRHTGIGLNTPADVHYGLAATKATERSITLAAARQKNPERFSTETDPKILTVPGAAWINKPSQETQTEAAA
- the dcm gene encoding DNA (cytosine-5-)-methyltransferase, with the translated sequence MTQMKDVMNSAYELLDHARARYSQRQLAEMLDVAPKTVARWERHETALPTMLAPALREILGLKEPAGNPEFTFIDLFAGIGGIRMGYEAHGGRCVFTSEWNKFSEKTYLTNFPDDEDAGHTFIGDIQQYEAELVPDHDVLLGGFPCQPFSIAGVSKKNALGRAHGFEDATQGTLFFDVARIIDEKRPTAFMLENVKNLRSHDKGKTFAVIMATLQEELGYEVHTKIIDGISFTPQHRERIIIIGFREPTDFTWDDLELPPVGPKLEAILHRTDGTEPVLEWDGDRYFDHENHKVQDKFTLTPRLWAYLQAYAAKHKAAGNGFGFGLVHPTGTSRTLSARYYKDGSEILVAQGTDRPRRLTPRECARLMGFDDSFRIPVSDTQAYRQFGNSVVAPVMQEVARIVAPHVGVIKAREAQQSTGENTAAVAEAKPAGEERGVGSGVLVDALTA
- the istA gene encoding IS21 family transposase; its protein translation is MKQFERIRLDARDKDMSVRELARVHGVHRRTVRAALAEATPPARKTPERKAPKLGPWEDTIRAWLTADQKSPRKQRHTARRIWQRLVDEHGVVVAESTVAHAVARIRRGLVDTQADVAVPQTHTPGGEAEVDFGEFQAVIGGVQAKLFMFVMRLSYSGRAAHVAYANQSQESFLDGHNTAFERFGGIPAKMIRYDNLKPAVTTVILGRERLENERFIALRSHYGFDSFFCLPGIDGAHEKGGVEGEVGRFRRRWLTPVPEFDTLAGLNAYMAGCDVKDDHRVITGRPVTVGAAAAEEAGMLRPLPADTFEAASTFSFKADHKSQVCVRQSYYSVPARYAGRRVSVRLGARTIEMFAEGARIASHVRAIHKYSYVLELDHYLEVLTRKPGALAGATALMAARASGAFTGAHQKYWDRARAALGDKAGTKALIEVLLMARTLPAAAVTGAMENAVRTGDFDPDHLAIDARASQSFHHVPAEVVKVNGASGS
- the istB gene encoding IS21-like element helper ATPase IstB, which encodes MGQLSEPAAAAAIGAACKTLYLRGTAQVAGSMAAEAARQRLSHQAYLAEVLTYECEERDNRARARRIKEAKFPRSKRLEDLDLAQIPDLPPATLTHLATGAWIDAGEPLVLLGNSGTGKTHLLIGLGMAAAEQGRRVRYITTAALVNELVEAADNKELSKLVGKYARLDLLCLDEVGYVKLDTHGAELLFQIITAREERASIACASNAPFSEWGQTFTDPRLAAAVVDRLTFRGHIINTGTDSYRLKTTQQTINKSRQN
- a CDS encoding very short patch repair endonuclease, whose amino-acid sequence is MADMVDSATRSRMMSGIRGKNTRGEVLIRKGLHARGLRYRLNAKDLPGKPDIVLPRHHAVVFFNGCFWHQHDCQLFRWPKTREDFWRDKLGKNRERDRRVLAELAGSGWRIGIVWECGLKSVRRDPAVLLDEVARWVRDDLPGQQGLEERTIRPAAEQAGSQTMGEQYMKEWRT
- a CDS encoding DUF6339 family protein, producing the protein MTENAAHALTFEALVLLTRALETSNSPEDFLAAADAIIAQPDNVLPLPFDTGRPEPLSPSAGKTSKDVDTAPQVYEYLGALDRSNASDRRLWTYLAFSTFRSYMEERWPLAGARNWKGRVRDRWLLLNVSRSPLVRHGIARLWWVTSLTYDPLHEYALSKESGDPFAYTREIFRNEDRLNSLFERESGALPNLVRAVLEHVARGGANSTDDHLRAIMTEVTLVYGYRDLGLLDIDDLRTLVAQAAPVLASA